GATCGCCGCTACGGATCGCGGCGGAAGGTGGAGAAGGGTCGGGCCATCCTGCTGCACGCCCTGGCCCTGGCCCTGAGACACCCGGTCCGGGATTGCTTTCTCTTTCTCTGGGCCCCGCCCCCGGAGTACTTTCCCGCGGTCCCCCTTCGTCCCTCCCGTCTGCGGGCCTTTCTCCTTCCGGAGGGGGCTCCGAAAATCCCTGAATAGCGGTTTCGGTCCCTTCCCGGCCCTGGTATAATACCGCCCAGAGATCCGCCGAATTTTGACCAAAGGGAGGTGGCGGGATGTGTCAGGCGAGAGTGGTGGTAAAACGCGGGGATCAGGAGGAAGAACTCATGCGGGACGTGGTGGCCCTGGAGATGCAGGGGGAGGAGATCCTGCTTAAGGCCTTTTTTGAGGAGCCCCGCCGGGTAAAAGGGCGCCTTCGGGAGATCGACTTTCTCAAACATACCGTGGTCTTGGAGGAAGCATGAAGAGAGCCCCGGAGGAGCCGGTCCTCTGTGCCCGCTGTGCCTGGCGCGAGCATTGTCGCAA
This portion of the Thermosulfurimonas marina genome encodes:
- a CDS encoding CooT family nickel-binding protein, translating into MCQARVVVKRGDQEEELMRDVVALEMQGEEILLKAFFEEPRRVKGRLREIDFLKHTVVLEEA